The genome window TAGATCCACTCTCTTTGTCATCCCGTGATACAACTGCACGGGATCTCTCCTTTTGCTCCGCACGAGTTAGTTCGGGCGCTCGCCACTGTATACAGTGACCGGGCTCAGCTGAAAGCTGAGACTGGCATCACGAAGTGGTACTGACGAAGGCGAAGCCTTCACTGGCGGAGGAAGATTCTCCGCCAATGTGACTGGCCACCGAAGGTGACTGGCCTGTGTAAGCAGACTGGCCCTTTTTCGTTTCCTGGCGCGTAAGCAGCAGCATCACTTCCCTGCAAAGCCAGCCTTGCATCCATTTTTGTCCGGCAACTTCCCGAAATAGCTTTGTAGGTTATAATTATCCAGGAGGTGAGAGCTATGGCAAGCACTTACAGAAGAGAGATGTTGGAGTCAGAGATATTGAAGGTTCTCACGGTAGCTCTATCATCTTACACCAGCGAAAAAGACTCGCTGGGTATGGCTTCAATTGTCAGGGTTGAACTGACTAAAGACAAACGGTTCGCGACCGTGTACGTTAGTCTTATGGGCCCCGACGACAAGAAGAAGAAGCTCGTTGAGAAACTGAATGAAGACAAGGGGTTTTTTAGAACTGCCATTGCAAAGAACATCCGGCTTTTCAAAGCCCCCGAGATTCGTTTTAAGGAAGATACCGGAATCGAAGCAAGCTTGAGAGTGGCAAAACTTCTCGAGCAGATCGAAAAGGAGAAGAACGATACGGAAGATGAATGATGGAATAGTACTTGTTGACAAGCCAGTCGGTGTAACCTCTCACGATGTTGTCAACC of Mesotoga infera contains these proteins:
- the rbfA gene encoding 30S ribosome-binding factor RbfA, which codes for MASTYRREMLESEILKVLTVALSSYTSEKDSLGMASIVRVELTKDKRFATVYVSLMGPDDKKKKLVEKLNEDKGFFRTAIAKNIRLFKAPEIRFKEDTGIEASLRVAKLLEQIEKEKNDTEDE